One Deltaproteobacteria bacterium HGW-Deltaproteobacteria-4 DNA segment encodes these proteins:
- a CDS encoding stage II sporulation protein E produces MLSAGLVISLTLLYVGLLFAVALYAQKRQRAGKGIVNNSTVYTLSLAVFLTSWTYYGSVGRAATSGLDFLPIYLGPTLVAFCWWFTVRKMVRISKANKIVSIADFISSRYGKSVSLGALVTLFALIGITPYIALQLKAVARTFDIITTADISGVHILAEHYSALPAFIDTAFVFSIVLGLFAILFGARTLDSSESHDGMVATIALESIVKLVALLVVGIYVTYFLFDGFSDIFTQATSRFPQVKDAFLLGKKGSTSYSTWFSLTFISMAAVMLLPRQFHMLVIENNNEDHIRQAMWKFPAYMFLITLFATPIAMAGLLFNQGNTVAADFFVLQLPLQNGQKWLALLVYIGGFSAAAGMIIVESMTMATMLLNHLFVPVLLRFNHNNERDFSGLLINLKRIGILLVLGLGYLYHRTMADTTSLVDIGLISFVAVTQFVPAMIGALYWKRANHFGVMIGLLLGFSIWTYTLLVPAFASAGLLPASIVIDGPFQISLLRPLALFGLTGLDVWSHALFWSFFFNFGSFLTISLLTQSSQEEREQAQRFVDVFVPAHRPAQLTRMVKAPTIIEFVELIGKFIGKKQAEAAIADYLGHQEIEASGKLSDEHLPALKNFTELTLAGSVGAAPAKIIVENYLATRGSHMEEIFNVFGSVTLSRTSSREQLAVLYDVARQVGSGTSLKSTLDEILSLISHQFRIDLCVIWLYEESTDDLQIRAKMPLDENTDFDIGRILHDPLLKDTFVQGNANFINDLASTHHTFEKLGIKALLHMPIIAEGDTIGVMSAYSTSVKGLFTDEFIELLSSVANQIGIAWRNSCLTEEMISVKEQEKELEIAKHIQHDLLPDQAPDIEGIELHGLCVPTNQIGGDYYDYLHRDLERIDLVIADVSGHSIGAALLIAETRAFIRAKAESLQGPAQIIRAVNAFILTDLDRAEMFITLFYASYDAINQKLRYASAGHNNPMIWRAETGRCDHLDVNGLILGVKPDVIYEEKETEMSSGDLLILFTDGLTEAENRTGDFFGEERLEELLREYHLLPTVEIIDRIMEQARLFTGTRSFRDDVTIVLMKIL; encoded by the coding sequence ATGCTCTCTGCCGGCCTTGTTATTTCTCTGACGCTCCTTTATGTCGGTCTGCTCTTTGCGGTCGCGCTCTACGCGCAAAAGCGCCAACGTGCCGGCAAGGGTATTGTCAATAACAGCACGGTCTATACGCTTTCACTCGCGGTCTTTCTCACCTCCTGGACCTATTACGGCAGCGTCGGCCGGGCAGCGACCTCCGGACTCGATTTCCTGCCGATCTACCTTGGACCGACCCTCGTTGCTTTTTGCTGGTGGTTCACAGTGCGCAAGATGGTGCGCATCAGTAAAGCCAACAAAATCGTCAGTATTGCCGATTTTATTTCCAGTCGTTACGGAAAATCGGTCAGCCTCGGGGCGCTGGTGACGCTCTTTGCCCTGATCGGCATCACACCGTATATTGCACTGCAACTGAAGGCGGTCGCCCGCACTTTCGACATTATCACCACCGCTGACATCAGCGGGGTGCACATACTGGCCGAGCACTACAGCGCTCTTCCTGCCTTTATCGATACCGCCTTCGTCTTTTCTATAGTTCTTGGTCTCTTTGCCATCCTTTTCGGTGCCCGCACTCTCGACTCCAGCGAAAGCCATGACGGCATGGTGGCAACGATCGCCCTGGAATCGATTGTCAAACTGGTGGCGCTGCTTGTCGTCGGAATCTACGTTACCTACTTTCTCTTTGACGGATTCAGCGATATCTTTACCCAGGCGACCAGCCGCTTTCCGCAGGTTAAGGATGCTTTTCTCCTGGGGAAAAAAGGCTCTACCTCTTATTCAACCTGGTTTTCCCTGACCTTTATCTCCATGGCCGCAGTCATGCTCCTCCCCCGCCAGTTTCACATGCTGGTTATCGAAAATAACAATGAAGATCATATTCGTCAGGCGATGTGGAAATTCCCGGCTTATATGTTCCTCATCACCCTTTTTGCCACCCCTATCGCCATGGCGGGACTCCTCTTCAATCAGGGGAATACAGTTGCTGCAGATTTCTTTGTCTTACAACTGCCCCTGCAAAATGGCCAAAAATGGCTGGCCCTTCTAGTTTATATCGGCGGTTTTTCTGCGGCCGCGGGGATGATCATAGTTGAGTCAATGACCATGGCGACGATGCTTCTCAATCATCTCTTTGTCCCGGTGCTGTTACGCTTTAATCACAATAATGAAAGAGATTTCTCCGGGCTATTGATCAATCTCAAACGTATCGGCATTCTTCTCGTCCTGGGGCTCGGTTATCTTTATCATCGCACCATGGCCGATACGACTTCGCTGGTCGATATCGGCTTGATTTCCTTTGTTGCGGTCACGCAATTTGTGCCGGCGATGATCGGTGCTTTATACTGGAAACGCGCTAACCATTTCGGGGTCATGATCGGTTTACTCCTCGGTTTTTCGATCTGGACCTACACCCTTCTCGTCCCGGCTTTCGCAAGTGCCGGACTCCTCCCTGCCAGTATCGTCATCGATGGTCCCTTTCAGATTAGCCTGTTGCGTCCGCTTGCACTCTTTGGCCTCACCGGTCTGGATGTGTGGAGCCATGCTCTTTTTTGGTCCTTTTTCTTCAACTTCGGATCTTTTCTGACGATTTCGCTCTTGACACAAAGCAGCCAGGAAGAGCGGGAGCAAGCGCAGCGTTTTGTCGATGTTTTTGTACCGGCGCATCGTCCGGCGCAATTGACCCGTATGGTCAAGGCGCCGACGATTATTGAGTTTGTCGAATTGATCGGGAAGTTTATCGGTAAAAAACAGGCAGAAGCGGCTATTGCCGATTATCTCGGTCACCAGGAGATTGAGGCCAGCGGGAAATTAAGCGACGAGCACCTCCCTGCCCTGAAAAACTTCACGGAATTAACTTTGGCCGGGAGTGTCGGGGCGGCACCGGCCAAGATTATAGTCGAAAATTATCTGGCGACGCGCGGCAGTCATATGGAGGAGATTTTTAATGTTTTCGGTTCGGTGACCTTGAGTCGCACCTCAAGTCGGGAACAGTTGGCCGTCCTTTATGACGTTGCACGACAGGTCGGCAGCGGGACCAGTCTGAAATCGACCCTCGATGAGATCCTGTCTCTCATCAGTCATCAGTTTCGCATCGATCTTTGTGTTATATGGCTTTACGAAGAAAGCACCGACGATCTGCAGATCCGGGCAAAAATGCCCCTCGATGAAAATACCGACTTTGATATTGGCAGAATTCTTCACGATCCCTTGCTGAAAGATACATTTGTGCAGGGGAATGCTAATTTTATCAACGATCTTGCCAGTACGCACCATACCTTTGAAAAATTAGGGATTAAGGCCCTGTTGCATATGCCAATTATTGCAGAAGGAGATACAATCGGCGTTATGTCCGCTTATTCAACTTCAGTTAAAGGTCTCTTTACTGATGAATTCATTGAATTATTGAGCAGTGTTGCCAATCAGATCGGGATTGCCTGGCGTAACAGTTGCCTGACGGAAGAAATGATCTCTGTCAAGGAACAGGAGAAGGAACTTGAGATTGCCAAGCATATCCAGCATGACCTTCTCCCGGATCAAGCCCCGGATATCGAGGGGATCGAATTGCATGGACTTTGCGTTCCGACCAATCAGATCGGTGGTGATTATTACGACTATCTGCATCGTGACCTGGAAAGGATCGATCTGGTCATTGCCGATGTCTCCGGACACAGTATCGGCGCGGCCCTCCTGATAGCTGAAACGCGCGCCTTTATCCGTGCCAAAGCGGAGTCACTGCAGGGCCCGGCACAGATTATTCGTGCCGTCAATGCCTTTATTCTTACGGACCTTGATCGCGCCGAAATGTTTATTACTCTTTTTTACGCCAGCTATGATGCCATCAATCAGAAGCTTCGCTATGCAAGTGCCGGCCACAATAATCCGATGATCTGGCGAGCCGAAACCGGTCGCTGTGATCACCTCGATGTCAATGGTTTGATCCTGGGCGTTAAACCTGATGTTATTTATGAAGAGAAAGAGACCGAGATGTCCAGTGGCGATCTCCTGATCCTTTTTACCGATGGATTGACGGAAGCGGAGAACCGTACCGGAGACTTTTTTGGCGAGGAGCGTCTGGAAGAATTGTTGCGGGAATACCACTTATTGCCAACCGTAGAAATTATCGACCGGATCATGGAACAGGCACGGCTCTTTACCGGAACCCGTTCATTTCGGGACGATGTGACGATTGTTTTGATGAAAATCCTGTAA
- a CDS encoding HAD family hydrolase, whose product MLSPKGIVFDCDGVLFESKSANLAYYNEVLGAFDVTPVTLEQHERAHICHTAATPQVFAALLGPERAALALQMVVKLDYKKFIPYMTPEPQMQEVIATLAERYPLAVATNRGTSMAEILLHFDLAAYFKVVITSRDVPRPKPFPDMLHLAARRLGIAEKELLFVGDSELDAAAAAAAGMPFIAYRNIQGVAPVINSHREIFSLLNQEGFQ is encoded by the coding sequence ATGCTGAGTCCGAAAGGGATTGTTTTTGATTGTGACGGCGTTCTTTTTGAAAGTAAAAGTGCGAATCTGGCTTATTATAATGAGGTTCTCGGTGCTTTTGACGTCACTCCCGTCACTCTCGAGCAACATGAGCGTGCCCATATCTGTCATACTGCCGCCACGCCCCAGGTTTTTGCCGCCCTCCTTGGGCCCGAACGGGCCGCCCTTGCTCTGCAGATGGTGGTCAAGCTTGACTATAAAAAGTTTATTCCCTACATGACTCCCGAGCCGCAGATGCAGGAAGTCATTGCCACCCTTGCCGAGCGCTACCCTCTGGCAGTGGCGACTAATCGTGGAACAAGCATGGCGGAGATCCTGTTGCACTTTGATCTCGCTGCTTACTTTAAAGTAGTGATCACCAGTCGGGATGTTCCCCGTCCCAAACCTTTTCCCGACATGCTGCACCTTGCCGCCCGGCGTCTCGGCATCGCCGAAAAGGAGTTGCTCTTTGTCGGCGACTCAGAGCTCGATGCTGCAGCCGCAGCTGCGGCGGGGATGCCGTTTATTGCTTATCGAAATATTCAAGGGGTCGCACCGGTCATCAATTCACACCGGGAGATTTTTTCGCTGTTAAATCAGGAAGGATTTCAGTGA
- a CDS encoding hydrogenase, which produces MLSIIRERIRQGHRTGKYPQQAPTLPAQFRGRPIIDQEKCPPGCHDCLARCPFGALALRDNTLQIDLGRCLLCPECATACPNGALSFSTDHRLAANQRQDLWTGEKEAQLATALHAKMLRFFGRSLKLRQVSAGGCNACEADINVLGTLVFDLGRFGIQFVASPRHADGLLVTGPVTENMRSALLDTYAAVPEPKIVIASGACAISGGPFANSPEVHNGIGDILSVDLYIPGCPPHPYTVLDGLLRMLGRL; this is translated from the coding sequence ATGCTGAGCATCATTCGCGAGCGCATCCGCCAAGGACATCGCACCGGTAAATACCCGCAGCAAGCGCCGACGCTCCCGGCACAATTCCGGGGACGGCCGATTATTGATCAGGAAAAGTGCCCGCCAGGTTGTCATGACTGCCTTGCGCGCTGTCCCTTTGGCGCCCTCGCCCTGCGCGACAACACCCTGCAGATCGACCTCGGACGCTGTCTCTTATGCCCGGAGTGTGCAACCGCCTGCCCGAACGGCGCTTTGTCCTTCAGCACCGATCACCGTCTCGCCGCCAATCAACGCCAGGACCTGTGGACGGGGGAGAAGGAAGCGCAACTGGCAACGGCCCTCCACGCCAAAATGCTGCGGTTCTTTGGTCGCTCCCTGAAGCTGCGCCAGGTCTCGGCCGGGGGCTGCAACGCCTGCGAAGCCGACATCAATGTCCTCGGCACCCTCGTCTTCGATCTCGGCCGTTTCGGTATTCAGTTCGTCGCTTCCCCTCGCCATGCCGACGGTCTCCTCGTCACCGGTCCGGTCACAGAGAATATGCGCAGCGCCCTCCTCGACACCTACGCCGCCGTCCCGGAACCGAAGATTGTCATCGCCTCCGGCGCCTGTGCCATCAGCGGCGGCCCCTTCGCCAACAGTCCGGAAGTCCATAACGGGATCGGGGATATCCTCTCCGTCGACCTTTACATCCCCGGATGCCCACCCCATCCTTATACGGTTCTGGACGGTTTACTACGGATGTTGGGACGGTTATAA
- a CDS encoding anti-anti-sigma factor gives MQLNITEYPQAVVISVQEARLDAHNSPELKTAILQQFDADKTNLIIDLNEVRFIDSSGLGVLVSGFKNASARNGVLLLCSMQPQVKSMFELTRLHRVFDIYPTSDEALANLKDVTP, from the coding sequence ATGCAACTTAATATCACCGAATATCCTCAGGCCGTAGTGATTTCCGTACAGGAAGCACGCCTCGATGCCCACAACAGTCCCGAACTGAAAACTGCAATTCTGCAACAGTTTGACGCAGATAAAACCAACCTCATCATTGATCTCAACGAAGTTCGTTTTATCGATTCTTCCGGACTTGGTGTTCTGGTTTCAGGCTTCAAGAACGCCAGCGCCCGTAATGGTGTGCTGCTCCTTTGCTCTATGCAGCCACAGGTTAAATCAATGTTCGAGTTGACGCGTTTGCATCGGGTCTTCGATATTTACCCAACAAGCGATGAGGCATTGGCCAACTTGAAGGATGTTACTCCTTAA
- a CDS encoding anti-sigma factor — protein sequence MIEKIHINIKVPNETCYLGLIGKIGEDLAHTLTRSAVNREVLGYELNTVLTEAMANVIFHANKGDPTRSIEITLSVEGNRIIIKIYDEGHGFDAANQALAAPCTPDDLSERGRGIFIIRSLMDSVTYKRMNGKHVLEMVKTFH from the coding sequence ATGATTGAAAAGATTCACATCAACATCAAGGTTCCGAATGAAACCTGCTATCTCGGGCTGATTGGCAAGATCGGCGAAGACCTGGCGCACACCTTGACCCGTTCTGCGGTTAATCGTGAGGTGCTCGGTTATGAATTGAATACCGTTTTGACCGAAGCGATGGCGAATGTCATCTTTCACGCCAATAAGGGAGATCCGACGCGGAGTATTGAAATCACTCTGAGCGTGGAAGGAAATCGCATTATCATTAAAATTTATGATGAAGGACACGGCTTCGATGCTGCCAATCAGGCATTGGCAGCTCCCTGTACACCGGATGATCTCAGTGAACGCGGTCGCGGGATCTTTATTATTCGTTCATTGATGGATAGTGTGACCTATAAGCGGATGAACGGTAAACACGTTCTCGAGATGGTCAAAACCTTTCACTGA